DNA from Leptospira mayottensis 200901116:
TATGAAAAATAGAATTCAAACGTAATATTTTTTGAATTCTTTATGGAGCCATTCGAAAGGAACGAACAGGAAAGCGAAGACGATTTTTCGGCTCACTGGGAAACCTCGGACCCGATGTTACTTTCCATCGTGAGGTCGTTCTTGGACGCGCAGGAAATTCGTTATTTCGTTGTGGGTGAAGAATTGTTTTTTTTGGAAGGAGCCGCCGTTCCCGCCGCGAATCATTGTGCAATTCTGTATTTGGCAAATCGGGATTATCCGATTTTATTGGAGTTTTTAGAAAGAGAGAACCGTTGAAGATAGGAATTGTTAAACATTTAAACGCAAGACCGTTAACCTGGGGATTTGAAAAAAATAAAGAGCACGTAGTCGTTTACGAAAATCCGGCCATTCTGAAGGATTATCTTTTGAACGGAGAAATCGATTTGGGTTTGATTTCTTCGATCGAATGTGTTCGCAATCAGGATGCCCTTAACACGTACTATGGGACGGGTGTTTGCGCTCAGGAAAAGGTGAGATCTATCCTTTTCTTTCAAAATAAAAAAGAAAAATTTCCTCCCGAGTTGATTCTTACGGACAACGGTTCCAAAACGAGTGTGGCACTGGTTCGCGTTTTGGTCCACGAAAAATGCGGTTTCGTTCCGGATGTGGAACCCACCGATTCAAACTTCATTCGGGAAAGGATTACAAAAGGAATCGGCTCTCACATGCTTTTCGGGGACAATGCGCTTTTGGCAAAATGGGATCCCAAGTTTTACGAGGTAAAAGATTTGGCTCAGTGGTGGAACGAAATCACGGGTCTCGGTTTTATCTTTGCGCTTTGGGCGGGTAAAAAATCTTTGAAAGTGGATGATTCCATATTTATTCAATCTTTGGAATATGGAATTTCTCATATTGAAGAAATTATCTCTTACGAATCCAGACTTTCCTCGACTTTGGTTCGAGAGTATCTTACAAAGGAACTTCACTACAAGATTACGGAAAAAGATCGCAAAGGGTTTCTTCTTTTCTCGGAAAAATGTAGGAAGCTGGATCTTTTGTAAAAGAAAACGACCGACTTCATTTAACTTAAAGTTTGTTCTGGTGTGGATGTGGAAAATTGAACAGTGAAAAACCGTTGGAAATCAATAAGGCTACTCAAGATGACTGATCTGGAATTTAGTTTCTTATTGATAAGAGAAGCATTTCTTCTTGATTTAAAGTTTAATAAATAACTGTGATCCTATAATCCCAGGAATTGTTTCCGGTTTTTTCAATCGTTTCCGCTAAAGGCAAACGGTAACTGAGTTTACCTAAATTTACGTCCCCTCGATTGGATCTACATACGGATGCGATTGGAAAATTCACTTTAAACAAAATAGAACTTGTACGCAACAACCGAAGCGTTTCGGAATAAATTTTTTTTTCTCCATCTTTCTTTAGAGTTTCGGGCGCACGACTGATTGCAGGAATTTCCCTTTTTACATAGATCGTATTTCCTTTTTTACGAACCTGAACTTTTCCAAGCATGGCGTTTTCGATTTGGGAAAGTTCCTGAAATTCCACCTTATAGTAAACCTTCGCTTTTTCTCGGAATAAACTTGGATCAGTTTCCGGAGTTACGATCTTTTGATAGGTATAATCCTTGAGGGAAACGTTTCTAGAAAAAAAGCCCTTATTGAGTCTCCCTAAAATTTCGTCTTTCTGTGTGGGAAGAAACTTGATCAAGGATTCGTCGGAATTCCTGCGGGTCGGAACTATATAAGAAACCTCTAATGTTCCTGAAAAGTCGTGATTGATCGTCAATGTCTCTTCATAATCGAAACAATTGGAAAAAAATAATAGCAAAACCGTGGAAAAGAAAAATTTATAAATTCGGCCGTAAAAGGGGCTCATGCATCAAATCTGAGGGAGAAAAGGATTCCCGTCAACGAAAAGAGATTTGCGATTTGTGCTATTGTAAACCAAGTGGACTTGATTTAAGGGAAATGAATTGGTTTAAAGACTCGATTTATAGGTGTTCTGGGGCACGTAATTCGAAATCGGATTTATAAAAAATATAACGATTCTAGGAAGGGATTCGTCTCCGAAACGCGGAAAGAATTCCTTCTTTGATTTTGGTCATGATTCTGGGTTGAGAACGAAGTCCGTGTTTTTTCAGAAAGGATTCTACATATTGAAAGACGTCGTCTTCCGCACGATCTCCCATTACCAGACAGACGTGACCGTAGTCTTCGGAGGAACCATTTACTTTGGAGATTACTCTAAATTCTTTTTTCTTGGAGCTTGCATTTTCGTAAACGGAACGGACTGTTTCCGGAGTCGCGATAACGTCTTTTTCGCCTGCGATAAACAAAGCGGGGACGGAAATATTTTTTTGGAGTTGAATGTAATTGTAAAATCCGTTGAGAGAATGCATCTGCTTTGTTTCGATCCAATGCATGAATTGTTCTGTGACTCCGTCCGAAATATTCTCGATTGCGTTTTTCATAATTTTCTTCACCGTTTTGGATGAAGTC
Protein-coding regions in this window:
- a CDS encoding menaquinone biosynthetic enzyme MqnA/MqnD family protein — encoded protein: MKIGIVKHLNARPLTWGFEKNKEHVVVYENPAILKDYLLNGEIDLGLISSIECVRNQDALNTYYGTGVCAQEKVRSILFFQNKKEKFPPELILTDNGSKTSVALVRVLVHEKCGFVPDVEPTDSNFIRERITKGIGSHMLFGDNALLAKWDPKFYEVKDLAQWWNEITGLGFIFALWAGKKSLKVDDSIFIQSLEYGISHIEEIISYESRLSSTLVREYLTKELHYKITEKDRKGFLLFSEKCRKLDLL
- a CDS encoding LIC11874 family lipoprotein, with protein sequence MSPFYGRIYKFFFSTVLLLFFSNCFDYEETLTINHDFSGTLEVSYIVPTRRNSDESLIKFLPTQKDEILGRLNKGFFSRNVSLKDYTYQKIVTPETDPSLFREKAKVYYKVEFQELSQIENAMLGKVQVRKKGNTIYVKREIPAISRAPETLKKDGEKKIYSETLRLLRTSSILFKVNFPIASVCRSNRGDVNLGKLSYRLPLAETIEKTGNNSWDYRITVIY